The sequence AAAATTGATCATATTTCGGTATGTTATTAAAATCTTTGATCGTGATAGGGACATCGGAAAAATGAATTCCCTTCGTTTCTTTCGTTATTTGTTTTATGTGATGAGGGGAACGAGTGATTTCTGACAGGGGAGAAGCGGTTAAGTTAAACTGCTTTTCAATTAGCGTTATTTGTTGGTTGAACTCTTCCAGTTTAATGTAACGGTCAATAAAATGTTCTTCTCCATCGATATATTGTTCTGCAATGTGGTGATCGATTTTATCATTACTTATACCAATTTGTTTTACACGATACAAAAATTGTTTGAAGGATATTCCAGTACTTACCTCGGGAAAAACACTCTGACAAATCTGATCATTTCCAATCATGCTTAAGAAGGAACTAACAGCTCTTTTGTATGGATCGCGAACCAGTTTATATACTTCTTTTTCACCTTTTAATAGATCTTTTCTTACCTTCTCTTTATAATCCTGTTGCTTGTAAAATTGATTTTCGCGATATTTATGGACCCATGGATCATAATCTAATGCAGTTTGCAGTAAACCAATATGATAAAAATACCATTTGATCAAAGAGGTACAACCTCCTTTAGGAGTCCAAAAAAATATTAATGGAAATCCTTCATCGTATAACGGTGGTGGCCAACTCATTAATCCGTCAATGTATTGTTTTTTATCTTGCAATTGATTACACCTCTATTCTATTTCACGACGAAGCAAATATTATTTAATGGTAAATAATTTTAATAACTGTGGACGATAGATTTGTTCAATTTTATGCATTTCTTTGTAGAGTTCAGGTAAGTGTTTATTTGTCCCGGATGCATCGTGTCTTCTAAAGTTAGTTAGTACTTCATCTAAATAATGAAATTTATAGCCTTTTACAATTAATCGATACCACATTTCGTAATCTTGTGTGTAGCGATACTCTGGCTTGAATAAACCAAATTGATCGAACAAATCTTTTTTCATCATAACGGTACAACCGTTCACAATATTCGTCAGCAAAAAGCGTTTATAAAATTCTGCGTCGTCCTGTAATCGATAACCTCCCCATTTCATAGTTACATTGTTTTGATTGTCAATAATATCAAAATTAGTAAAACTGATGACTGCCTGATTGTCTTGTGTAAATTTCATCTGTTTAGCAATCTTCTCTGGATAAAACACATCATCAGAGCTGAGCCATACGATATAATCACCAGATGCCTCTTGTATGCCTCGGTTTAATGCAGTAGCCGTACCGCCATTTTCTTTCCTGATGTATGTTAATCGTTGGAGATAGGGGGTTATTTTTTCAGTATAAGAAGTTGATCCGTCATCAACCAAAATGATTTCCACGTTATGATAGGTTTGTGCTAATGCGCTCTCTATAGCCTGATCAACATAGGAACAGTTGTAGAACGGTATGATAATCGTTACTTTAGGATTCATCTGTATCCCTCCTTAAATTATCCATGTTATCGAATGACGATGAGAAGCGTTTCCGGTAATAATCAAGTGTATCTGCTAAAGATGTTCTAAGTGGTATGGCAGGTTTCCAACCTAGCTCATGTAAACGGTCAGGAGTTGCTACTGGTTGAATGTCTGTTTGATCGGCAGTCGTAGAACCGATCTGGAAATTACTTGTCGTCATCGATTGAAAAACTTTCGTGATTTCAAGGAGTGACCGGTTTTTTCCGGTTGTGACATTGTAGGTGTCACCAGCAGCTCCTTTTTCTAGCAGAAGATGATATGCTGTAATCGCATCACGGACATCAAGGAAATCGCGCTGTGCTTGTAGATTAATAGTAAGTGAAGGGAGATTGTTCGTGTTCGTACTTTCCGTTTCTGCCAGTTTATCTGCGATGATCGAACAGACACCATGAGAAGGACCTGGACCGATCAAGTTGGTAGGATTAGCAATGACAATTTCCATGTTGTATAACGGTACCCATGACTGAGCAAGCAGGCTCTGTAATGTTTTGCTTACACCATATGGATGCTTCAACGTATTCATAGATAACGGATCAAACTGTAACGTAGATCCAGCGACAACTATCCGGCATAGAGGAACGACTTCTCTAATAGCTTCCAAAAGATATAAAGTAGCAAGCAAATTAGTTTCTATTGATTGGACAGGATTCTTCCAGGAATGACTAACATTGTTTTGCCCAGCTAAATGTAATACGTAATCAGGCTTCGTATTAGTTATCAATTGTTTAACCTGTTCCTGCTTAGTTAGATTACACTTGATCCAGTTCATCTCCAGTTGATTTGCTGTATGAGAAACAGCAGTTATGTCAAAACCTTTTTCTTGAAAATAACGACAGGCATGCTGTCCGGTGAATCCACTAGCCCCGGTAATAAGCAACTTTTTGTTATTTGTCACGGTAATCCATTCCAATCTTCGTGATCACATGATATTAGCAGCCGATGCCACAGCTTGATTCGTTCCATTATCAGACCGCCATTTAGTCGATCACTTTGTGTAGTGCTATCTTATGCTTGATCACCGTTATTGCTGTAGGCAGATAAACTCGTTCATTAATAAAAAGGCATTACGACAGAGTAAAAATAATTGCTATCCAAACAATTATGAAAGAATTCGCATAAGATTGAAGAGGGAGAATAATTCGAAGAGAAATAAGGAGATGTCCTATGAAAATCTTATTGGCCACATTTTGGGCTGTTCCTCATGTCGGTGGTGTGTGGAATTATATGATGCAATTAAGAGATCGCTATGAACAACAAGGCCATCAAGTCGATCTGATGGGGTTCAATGAGGGGAATACGATCGTTCATATATGGAATCAGCAAAGGAAGGTAGAGAAGAATGCCATAGAGGATGAAATAGAGACAGAATTTGCGAATCGCAAGAAGCAATTACCGGTTATCCAGCAAGATCCATATGTTAGATATTATGAGTTACATCGCTGCATATACGAAATTGCTGCACGCAAGCTGGATATTACGCATTATGATTTGATTCATACCCAGGATGTCATATCCAGTGCTTGTATAAACCGGATCAGACCACGTACGATTCCTCAGGTTTCCAGTATTCATGGCTCGGCCGCCGAAGAATTGAAGGATGCCGTTACAAGAATTTTTAAATCACCTACAGCGGAAATTGCTTGTCGTTATTTTGATGAAATGGAAAGAGAAGGGGCAATGGCTGCTGAATATACCATCGTTGCTAATCATTGGTTAAAAAGAATTTTTATGAAAGAATATCAAGTACCTAAAAATAAACTCCGAGTGCTTCATTATGGCTATGACATTGATTCTTTTATACGGAAAATGGCGATAAAATCGGAGATCGATCGACCTGTAGATCAGAAGCTGATTTTGTTCACAGGCAGAATTATAGAAAAGAAAGGTGTCTATGATTTGGTAGAGGCGTTACATTTATTAAAAAAGAAAAATGATAACTGGATTTGCTGGATAGTTGGGGATGGACCTGACCGGAATAATGTACAAGAAAAGGTGAAACAATATGATTTACAAGAGGAAATTCATTTTTTTGGAAATCGTCAAGATATTCCATATTTGCTATCCTTAGCCGATATTTATGTTCTGCCGAGTCAATTGGATAATCAGCCACTGTCCATCATTGAGGCGCAACTGGCTGGGAAAGCAATCATCACCAGTGACGCTGGAGGGCTTCCTGAAATGGTCAAGGATGGTAAAACAGGTTTGATTGCAAATACGGGTAATCCTCAACACTTATGTGAGCAATTGAAAAGATTATTGGAAGATTCGTTATTAACGGAACATCTAGGAAAGAACGTAAAAGAATGGGCGTTAAAACATTGGAGAATGGACAAAGCAATCAAGAAGGTATTTCGTATTTATCAGGAAGCAATCAAAAAAAGAGCGCATACCCATCCCGAATAAAGAAAGCTAACAAATTATTTCTATTTGCAATGATGGAAATATTTTCGTTTAAGTATATGGTTTCAACATCAAATTTGGTTCCTCTTTGATAGTATATTTATTCGACTTTCCTTTTTTTTGCAATAGGAAAATTAGCAGTCAAGAAGCACGACGTAACGAGATAAGGAAAGGAAGCAAAAGTAGATAGCGATGCCACGAGATTTGTATCGTTTAGCGAGAAAGGAGCCAAAAGTGGGAAGCGGTCATCAAAGATTTGTATCGTATAGCGAGAAAGGAGCCAAAAGTGGGAAGCGGTCATCAAAGATTTGTATCGTATAGCGAGAAAGGGAACAAAAGTGGGGAGCAGTCATCAAAGATTTGTATCGTTTAGCAAGAAAGGGAACAAAAGTGGGAAGCGGTCATCAAAGATTTGTATTGTTTAGCGAGAAAGGGAACAAAAGTGGGAAGCGGTCATCAAAGATTTGTCTCGTTTAGCAAGAAAGGGAACAAAAGTGGTGAGCGGTCATCAAAGATTTGTCTCGTTTAGCGAGAAAGGGAACAAAAGTGGGAAGCGGTTATCAAAGATTTGTCTCGTTTAGTGAGAAAGGGAACAAAAGTGGGAAGCGGTCATCAAAGATTTGTATTGTTTAGCGAGAAAGGGAACAAAAGTGGGAAGCTGTCATCAAAGATTTGTAGTGTTTAAAAGAAAGAGGACAAAAAGTCTCACTTTATCACGGTGCTAACCGTCTGTGAGACTCCTACTTCAAGTATCACAAAGAAACTAAGTGGGAGTAAACGGACACTAACACCCTGATAAGTTTCGCTAATGATCAGTAGGGGCAAAAACCTCCACTGATCAAAGTCTCACTTTATCTAATAGGTTAGGAAATTATAAATAGAGAAGCGCGAATAAGTGAAAATCCAGTATGTACCAGGCATAAGGAAAAACTTCGGCACTCGCTAATAGACGAGTTGAATGCCGAAGTTTTTCTTATGTGTTCATTTTGCAGACTATTTAATTATCCGTATTCTCCGTTATAGGTTGATAATAGGAATACGTGTATTGAATGCCTTGAGCTATTTCTGTATTTGGTTTCCAGTTCAATAAGTCATAAGCTTTTTGGTTGGCGAGACAGCTATGTTTGATGTCGCCTTTCCTTCCTGCTTTATGAACCGTGTCGAGCGGTTTGTTGTGCAGTGAAGAGAGCGATGCAACCAATTGATTAATGGATGTCCGTTTACCAGTGCTTATTTGTACCATTCCGTTCTGTTCGCTTGTCATAGCTGCGATATTAGCTTGCACTACGTCATCAACATAAACAAAATCACGAGATTGTTCGCCATCTCCATGAATCATTAATGGTTGTTCATTTCTGATTTTTTCCATGAACACAGCTATCACACCTCCTTCGCCCTTTGCGGTCTGACGGGGGCCGTAAACATTTCCGTAGCGTAGAATAATAAATGGCAGCTGATACAATTGGTGAAATAGTTGTATATAGGATTCAGCACTTAATTTGGAAATTCCGTAATAGGAAAACGGTGTGGCAGGATCTGATTCTGTAATGAATGTCTTCTGTAAATTACCGTAAACTGCGGAAGTGGAGGAGAAGATGAATTTTTGTACTTTTGCATCGTTGCATGCCTTTAATAATTGTATGGTTCCGTTAATATTCACATCAGCGTCAAAT is a genomic window of Gracilibacillus salinarum containing:
- a CDS encoding glycosyltransferase; the encoded protein is MNPKVTIIIPFYNCSYVDQAIESALAQTYHNVEIILVDDGSTSYTEKITPYLQRLTYIRKENGGTATALNRGIQEASGDYIVWLSSDDVFYPEKIAKQMKFTQDNQAVISFTNFDIIDNQNNVTMKWGGYRLQDDAEFYKRFLLTNIVNGCTVMMKKDLFDQFGLFKPEYRYTQDYEMWYRLIVKGYKFHYLDEVLTNFRRHDASGTNKHLPELYKEMHKIEQIYRPQLLKLFTIK
- a CDS encoding NAD-dependent epimerase/dehydratase family protein, yielding MTNNKKLLITGASGFTGQHACRYFQEKGFDITAVSHTANQLEMNWIKCNLTKQEQVKQLITNTKPDYVLHLAGQNNVSHSWKNPVQSIETNLLATLYLLEAIREVVPLCRIVVAGSTLQFDPLSMNTLKHPYGVSKTLQSLLAQSWVPLYNMEIVIANPTNLIGPGPSHGVCSIIADKLAETESTNTNNLPSLTINLQAQRDFLDVRDAITAYHLLLEKGAAGDTYNVTTGKNRSLLEITKVFQSMTTSNFQIGSTTADQTDIQPVATPDRLHELGWKPAIPLRTSLADTLDYYRKRFSSSFDNMDNLRRDTDES
- a CDS encoding sulfotransferase family 2 domain-containing protein, whose amino-acid sequence is MIKWYFYHIGLLQTALDYDPWVHKYRENQFYKQQDYKEKVRKDLLKGEKEVYKLVRDPYKRAVSSFLSMIGNDQICQSVFPEVSTGISFKQFLYRVKQIGISNDKIDHHIAEQYIDGEEHFIDRYIKLEEFNQQITLIEKQFNLTASPLSEITRSPHHIKQITKETKGIHFSDVPITIKDFNNIPKYDQFYDEEAKQLVASLYAKDFQTFGYTI
- a CDS encoding NAD-dependent epimerase/dehydratase family protein, whose protein sequence is MKTFVTGGAGFIGSHLVDYLIQQHHEVHVIDDLSSGKRSYLHPQATFHHLDIRSDQTGDLIREEKPNILFHLAAQADVTRSIEDPKFDADVNINGTIQLLKACNDAKVQKFIFSSTSAVYGNLQKTFITESDPATPFSYYGISKLSAESYIQLFHQLYQLPFIILRYGNVYGPRQTAKGEGGVIAVFMEKIRNEQPLMIHGDGEQSRDFVYVDDVVQANIAAMTSEQNGMVQISTGKRTSINQLVASLSSLHNKPLDTVHKAGRKGDIKHSCLANQKAYDLLNWKPNTEIAQGIQYTYSYYQPITENTDN
- a CDS encoding glycosyltransferase family 4 protein yields the protein MKILLATFWAVPHVGGVWNYMMQLRDRYEQQGHQVDLMGFNEGNTIVHIWNQQRKVEKNAIEDEIETEFANRKKQLPVIQQDPYVRYYELHRCIYEIAARKLDITHYDLIHTQDVISSACINRIRPRTIPQVSSIHGSAAEELKDAVTRIFKSPTAEIACRYFDEMEREGAMAAEYTIVANHWLKRIFMKEYQVPKNKLRVLHYGYDIDSFIRKMAIKSEIDRPVDQKLILFTGRIIEKKGVYDLVEALHLLKKKNDNWICWIVGDGPDRNNVQEKVKQYDLQEEIHFFGNRQDIPYLLSLADIYVLPSQLDNQPLSIIEAQLAGKAIITSDAGGLPEMVKDGKTGLIANTGNPQHLCEQLKRLLEDSLLTEHLGKNVKEWALKHWRMDKAIKKVFRIYQEAIKKRAHTHPE